One window of Populus nigra chromosome 5, ddPopNigr1.1, whole genome shotgun sequence genomic DNA carries:
- the LOC133693337 gene encoding pyrophosphate--fructose 6-phosphate 1-phosphotransferase subunit alpha, protein MDSDFGIPRELSDLQKLRSLYQPELPPCLQGTAVRVELGDATTAADPADVHSISRSFPLTYGQPLAHFLRATAKVSDAQIITDHPAFRVGIVFCGRQSPGGHNVIWGLHNALKIHNPNSTLLGFLGGSEGLFAQKTLEITDDILSTYKNQGGYDLLGRTKDQIRTTEQVNAALTACKDLKLDGLVIIGGVTSNTDAAQLAETFAEAKCPTKVVGVPVTLNGDLKNQFVETNVGFDTICKVNSQLISNVCTDALSAEKYYYFIRLMGRKASHVALECTLQSHPNMVILGEEVAASKLTLFDLTTQICDAVQARAVQDKNHGVILLPEGLIESIPEVYALLKEIHGLLRHGVAPDNISSQLSPWTSALFEFLPPYIKKQLLLHPESDDSAQLSQIETEKLLAHLVETEMNKRLKEGTYTGKKFNAICHFFGYQARGSLPSKFDCDYAYVLGHISYHILAAGLNGYMATVTNLKNPVNKWRCGAAPITAMMTVKRWAQSPGASSIGKPAIHPATVDLKGKAYELLRQNAGRFWMDDLYRNPGPLQFDGPGADSKAVTLCVEDQDYMGGIKKLQEYLDKVRNIVKPGCSQEVLKAALSVMSSVTDVLSVMSSTSSNGQTPL, encoded by the exons ATGGATTCCGATTTCGGCATTCCCAGAGAACTTTCCGATCTCCAGAAACTTCGATCTCTTTACCAACCAGAACTCCCTCCCTGTCTTCAG GGAACTGCAGTGAGGGTAGAACTTGGTGATGCAACCACTGCTGCAGACCCAGCTGATGTCCACAGCATAAGCCGATCCTTTCCCCTCACTTATGGCCAGCCTTTAGCTCACTTCCTCAGGGCAACTGCTAAAGTCTCTGATGCTCAAATCATAACTGACCATCCAGCTTTCAG GGTCGGAATAGTTTTTTGTGGGAGACAATCTCCTGGAGGACATAATGTCATATGGGGTCTTCACAACGCTCTTAAAATCCATAACCCTAACAGCACTTTACTTGGATTTCTAG GAGGTTCTGAAGGTTTATTCGCTCAGAAAACACTTGAGATTACAGATGACATTCTTTCAACTTACAAAAATCAAG GTGGTTATGATTTGTTGGGACGGACAAAAGATCAAATAAGAACAACTGAACAGGTTAATGCTGCTCTAACTGCATGCAAAGATCTGAAATTGGATGGCCTTGTTATCATTGGAG gagTTACTTCAAATACAGATGCCGCTCAGCTTGCTGAAACATTTGCCGAGGCAAAATGCCCAACAAAG GTGGTTGGTGTTCCTGTTACTTTAAATGGAGATCTCAAGAATCAATTTGTGGAAACCAATGTTGGTTTTGATACAATATGCAAG GTCAATTCCCAGCTCATCAGCAATGTCTGCACGGATGCTCTCTCTGCAGAGAAG TATTATTATTTCATCCGGCTCATGGGTCGAAAGGCATCACATGTTGCTTTGGAATGTACACTTCAGTCTCATCCGAACATG GTTATTCTTGGCGAGGAGGTGGCTGCATCAAAGCTTACTCTTTTTGACTTGACAACACAAATTTGTGATGCAGTCCAAGCCCGAGCAGTGCAAG ACAAGAATCATGGAGTCATTCTACTGCCAGAGGGACTCATAGAAAGCATTCCCGAGGTCTATGCTCTCTTGAAG GAAATACATGGCTTGCTCAGGCATGGTGTTGCCCCTGACAACATTTCATCACAGCTTTCACCATGGACATCTgctttatttgaatttttgccACCATATATTAAGAAGCAG CTGCTGCTTCATCCTGAATCAGATGACTCGGCACAATTATCCCAG ATTGAAACAGAGAAACTTCTAGCTCATCTTGTGGAGACAGAAATGAACAAGCGGCTG AAAGAAGGCACATACACGGGGAAAAAGTTCAATGCTATCTGCCACTTTTTTGGTTATCAGGCCCGTGGGTCTTTACCATCGAAATTCGATTGTGACTATGCCTAT GTTCTTGGGCACATCAGCTACCATATTTTAGCAGCTGGTTTGAATGGTTACATGGCCACTGTAACCAACCTAAAGAATCCTGTGAACAAGTGGCGATGTGGTGCTGCTCCAATTACA GCAATGATGACAGTGAAGCGTTGGGCTCAAAGCCCTGGTGCATCTTCAATTGGAAAACCTGCTATTCATCCTGCTACTGTGGATTTGAAAGGCAAAGCATATGA GCTGCTGAGGCAAAATGCAGGAAGGTTTTGGATGGATGACCTGTACAGAAATCCAGGTCCCCTTCAATTTGATGGTCCTGGTGCGGATTCTAAGGCTGTAACTCTCTGTGTTGAAGACCAGGATTATATGGGCGGGATCAAGAAGCTGCAGGAATACCTTGACAAG GTAAGAAACATTGTGAAACCAGGGTGCTCTCAGGAAGTTCTGAAAGCTGCTTTGAGTGTCATGTCTTCCGTGACAGATGTTCTCTCTGTTATGTCTTCAACTTCATCCAATGGCCAGACACCTCTGTAA
- the LOC133693338 gene encoding cinnamoyl-CoA reductase 1-like, giving the protein MALEKGSVCVTGAGGYLASWVVKFLLSKDYLVHGTVRDPADDKNAHLMKIDQATENLKLFKADLLDYSSLSSAIQGCRGVFHVASPVPFTRVSNPEVEVIEPAVKGTLNVLKACAEAKVKRVVIVSSGSAVLSNPSWPKGQVMDENCWSDKEYCRATKNWYNLSKTEAESEAWEYAKRSGLDVVAICPSLILGPILQSTVNASTMVLIKILKDGCDSLENKLRPIIDVRDVTEALLLAYETPEAEGRYICTAHAIRVKDLVEKLRSMYPNYNYPKSFTEEEQEAVMISSEKLQRLGWSFRSLEETLIDSVENYQKIGLLD; this is encoded by the exons ATGGCGTTGGAGAAGGGGAGTGTTTGCGTGACAGGTGCTGGAGGGTACCTGGCTTCTTGGGTCGTCAAGTTTCTTCTCTCTAAGGACTATCTTGTCCATGGAACCGTTAGAGATCCTG CGGATGACAAGAATGCTCACTTGATGAAAATTGACCAGGCAACGGAGAATCTCAAACTCTTTAAGGCAGATTTACTGGACTACAGCTCTCTTTCTTCTGCTATTCAAGGATGCAGAGGGGTCTTCCATGTTGCCAGTCCTGTTCCCTTCACTAGAGTGTCAAACCCCGAG GTGGAGGTGATCGAGCCAGCTGTAAAGGGCACACTAAATGTGCTTAAAGCATGTGCTGAGGCAAAGGTAAAAAGAGTTGTCATTGTGTCCTCTGGAAGTGCAGTTTTGTCAAACCCAAGCTGGCCCAAGGGTCAAGTGATGGATGAGAATTGCTGGTCTGATAAGGAATACTGCAGAGCAACTAAG AATTGGTATAATCTTTCCAAGACAGAAGCAGAAAGTGAGGCTTGGGAATATGCAAAAAGGAGCGGGCTTGATGTAGTAGCAATTTGTCCTTCCCTCATTTTGGGGCCAATTCTGCAGTCCACAGTTAACGCAAGTACAATGGTTCTTATTAAGATTTTGAAAG ATGGGTGCGACTCGTTGGAAAACAAGCTTCGGCCAATAATAGATGTTCGTGATGTGACTGAAGCACTGCTTTTGGCATATGAGACACCTGAGGCAGAAGGTAGATACATATGCACGGCACATGCAATCAGAGTTAAAGATCTAGTGGAGAAATTGAGGAGCATGTATCCTAACTACAACTATCCTAAAAG TTTCACTGAAGAAGAGCAGGAAGCAGTGATGATCAGTTCAGAAAAGTTGCAGAGGCTCGGTTGGAGTTTCCGTTCATTGGAGGAAACTCTCATTGACTCCGTGGAAAACTATCAGAAGATTGGACTCCTGGATTAA
- the LOC133693336 gene encoding protein FAR1-RELATED SEQUENCE 5-like, which yields MIINMDHLNVIPFDNINMGSEDDPNTALHLQHHQPHNLDFDFDYPNNNNDDDFLEPTSLSDPNLDPYEGMEFDSEQSARIFYNSYARRVGFSTRVSVYQRSRRDGSIICRQIVCSREGFRREGNENRSKRQRTVTRVGCKAQMTVKKQSSGKWAVTKLVEDHNHELVPPDKVHSLRSHRHVSGSARSLIDTLQAAGMGPSGVMSVLIRESGGINNVGFTKVDCQNYMSTSRQRTLGPGGQAVFDYLKQMQAEDPGFFYAVQGDFENSTGNVFWADANARMNYSFFGDTITFDTTYRTNRYRVPFAPFTGWNHHGQPLLFGCALLLNESESSFVWLFETWLAAMSGRCPISITTDQDRIIRAAVSQAFPGTRLRFCKWNVFREAQEKLSHEYHSHPTFEPEFHRCINMAESIDEFESCWESLLQRFDLSDNEWLQSMYNARQQWVPVYLQDTFFGEMSILQGSDSINSYFDGYINASTNIHNLIKQYEKAMAIRHEKEVKADYDTLNSPPVLKTPSPMEKQAANLYTRRIFMKFQEELVETLAYLATVVDDIGSAITYQVAKFGEDHKVHHVRFNAFEKRASCSCQMFEFSGIICRHILAVFRVKNVLTLPSNYILKRWTRNAKSGVVLDEHTLGLPCNTQESLAARSENLRHEAIKYVEEGAESEHIYNVAMDALHEAIRKVAAAKMCGSAPVQTTVVNGSQQLLSCSLDEDEKIQELTAELEQASQRCEAYRIKLLCVMKDMEEWKLRISVKVQNVRLKMKD from the exons atgataatcaACATGGATCACTTGAATGTGATTCCCTTTGATAATATCAATATGGGCAGTGAAGATGACCCTAATACTGCCCTTCACTTACAACACCATCAACCtcataatcttgattttgattttgattatcccaataataacaatgatgatgattttcTAGAACCCACTTCGTTATCTGACCCAAATCTTGATCCCTATGAGGGTATGGAGTTTGATTCTGAGCAGTCTGCTCGGATTTTCTATAATTCATATGCTCGTCGTGTTGGTTTTAGTACTAGGGTCAGTGTCTATCAGCGTTCTCGTCGAGATGGCTCTATTATTTGCCGTCAAATTGTGTGTTCTCGTGAAGGGTTTCGCCGTGAGGGCAATGAGAATAGGTCTAAAAGACAGCGAACTGTTACTAGGGTTGGTTGCAAAGCTCAAATGACTGTTAAGAAACAGAGTTCTGGAAAATGGGCTGTCACAAAACTTGTCGAGGACCATAATCATGAGCTTGTGCCCCCTGATAAGGTGCATTCTCTCCGCTCTCATAGGCATGTGTCTGGTTCGGCACGGAGCCTCATTGATACGCTTCAGGCTGCAGGGATGGGGCCAAGTGGAGTTATGTCTGTGCTGATTAGGGAATCTGGAGGAATTAATAATGTTGGGTTTACTAAAGTTGATTGCCAAAATTATATGAGCACTAGCAGGCAGAGGACTCTTGGCCCTGGTGGTCAGGCTGTTTTTGACTATTTGAAGCAAATGCAGGCTGAGGATCCTGGTTTCTTTTATGCTGTGCAAGGTGATTTTGAGAACTCAACAGGAAACGTTTTCTGGGCTGATGCCAATGCAAGAATGAATTACAGTTTTTTTGGAGATACTATTACATTTGACACGACGTATAGAACAAACCGATACCGGGTTCCTTTCGCACCCTTTACCGGGTGGAATCATCATGGACAGCCTTTGCTCTTTGGATGTGCACTACTCCTCAACGAATCAGAGTCCTCATTTGTTTGGCTATTTGAGACTTGGCTTGCTGCAATGTCTGGTCGCTGTCCCATCTCAATCACAACCGACCAGGACAGAATCATACGGGCAGCTGTTTCGCAAGCATTTCCTGGAACTCGCCTCCGATTTTGTAAATGGAATGTTTTTAGGGAGGCCCAGGAGAAACTATCTCATGAATATCACTCACACCCTACTTTTGAACCCGAGTTCCACAGGTGCATCAATATGGCTGAGTCAATTGATGAATTCGAGTCTTGTTGGGAGTCACTTCTTCAGAGATTTGATCTCAGTGACAATGAATGGCTTCAGTCAATGTACAATGCTCGCCAGCAGTGGGTGCCAGTTTATCTCCAGGATACTTTCTTTGGTGAGATGTCCATATTGCAAGGAAGTGATAGTATAAACTCATATTTTGATGGGTACATAAATGCATCAACTAATATCCACAATCTGATTAAGCAGTATGAAAAAGCAATGGCGATTCGCCATGAAAAGGAGGTGAAGGCAGATTATGATACACTGAATAGTCCACCTGTTCTAAAAACTCCGTCTCCTATGGAGAAACAAGCAGCTAACTTATATACAAGGAGGATATTTATGAAATTCCAAGAGGAACTAGTTGAGACGCTTGCTTATCTTGCCACTGTAGTTGATGATATTGGATCAGCCATTACATATCAGGTAGCAAAGTTTGGTGAAGACCACAAAGTACACCATGTTAGGTTTAATGCTTTTGAAAAGAGAGCTAGTTGTAGCTGCCAAATGTTTGAGTTCTCGGGTATTATTTGTAGGCACATATTAGCAGTGTTTAGAGTGAAAAATGTTCTTACTCTTCCATCTAATTATATTCTGAAACGGTGGACAAGAAATGCCAAAAGTGGGGTTGTGTTGGATGAGCACACTCTTGGACTGCCATGTAATACCCAAGAGTCCTTAGCTGCTCGCTCTGAAAATCTACGCCACGAAGCCATCAAATATGTAGAAGAAGGAGCAGAATCAGAACATATTTATAACGTGGCAATGGATGCCCTTCATGAGGCCATAAGAAAGGTTGCTGCTGCAAAAATGTGTGGCTCTGCTCCTGTACAAACTACTGTGGTTAATGGTAGTCAGCAGCTCCTGTCGTGTAGTCTG GACGAGGATGAGAAAATTCAGGAATTGACAGCTGAATTAGAACAAGCAAGTCAGCGATGTGAAGCATATCGAATAAAATTGCTCTGTGTTATGAAAGACATGGAAGAATGGAAGTTGAGGATATCTGTCAAGGTTCAGAACGTGAGACTCAAGATGAAAGATTGA